DNA sequence from the Ruminococcus albus 7 = DSM 20455 genome:
CTGTCACGAGGAACTTCAATATCAACCTTACCCATACTGGTACGAAGAGTTTTCTTGCTGTGACCGTTACGACTGTTGTCGGTAGCCTTGTTCTTAACGTCATACGGCTCGTATCCAAGCTCGGAATCAAGCTCTGATTCAAGGCTACCTTCCATAAATCCGGCAAGTGCCTCCTTGAAAAGTTCCTGAATATCGTCCATGCTCTGAATATTCGCTGCCGAAAGAAAATCACTTATTAGCTCTCTTCTTGCTCGCTGCTCTTCTGTTTCATTTCTTCGTCTTCTGCTCATAATTAAAACCTCCAAAGTAGTGTCTCTTCTATTATACACTACTTTAGAGGTTTACACAAATTTTAGGATAGACTCGCACAGGCTGTGATTTTATAAATTTCAGCATTTCTATTATCCTTTGTGATATATTCATATAATTATAAATATTATACCACTGTTAAGTTTACTGCTCAATACTGATTTTGTCAAGATTTGTGAGATATTTTTTTAATACAGATGGAACTTCTTTGATTCATTTTGATGGATAGCTGTCATTCAAACCAATAGGGAATACCTGTTATATGTGAAAGAAAGTATGTTTGCAAATATAATATGTTTAAAAAGTGAAGTTCACTCTTTTCTTTGATAGTACTTCCCATTCACACTGCCGCCGTCTACTAGAATATCAACTCCTGTAAGATAACCATTACGCTCGTCAGCCGCCATAGCTATTGCAAATCCTAGTTCTTCCGGAGTTCCCATCCGTTTTTCAGCAGTGTATCTTAGCATAGATGAGCCCTCATTTTTCTCACATTCACCCATATCCGTAGCGATCAGTCCCGGGCTTAGTGAACATATCCGTATTCCACAACTACCATATTCAAAAGCTGATTTTTTTGCGTACCATATAACAAAATTCTTAGATAGGGCATACGCAAGTCCTGAACTCTTGTAGCTGTCCTTTACAAAGCGGCACATTCTTAGTAGTTTGACAAGAAATTTCGCCTCATCCTTTTCGGCAAGTGTATATATGCCTTTTGGGACCATAAATTTAGGGAGCTGATAAGCTGAGTTTGATGAAATGTCAACAATAACGCCTTTTTTCATTACCTTTGCAAACTCACTATTTACATATACCGTTCCGAGAGCATTTACTCTCAGTAACTTTTCAGGTTCAGCTATTGATGGTGAAAGACCTGCAGAATGGATCACATTTGTAACTTCGCCGAGGGATGCCGCATATCTCGCTAGTTCGTGTACCTGCTTTCTGTCAGATGTATCACAGGGCATGATATAAGTTTGCTTATCGTCGGCTTTCAATAATCTAGCTGCATTGTCGAGCTTTTGTATCGTTCTGCCGGAGAGCAGGAATATTCTGTCATTTGGCATAGCTTTTGCGGCTTCTAACCCCATTCCACTGCCACCGCCTGTTATCACACATACTTTCATATTTTAACTCATGCGATTTTCCCACTTGCTTTGAGCCATTTGATCTCATCGTGAATCGTTTCTCTGTATGATCTAGTTCGATATCCTAGCTCACGCTTTGCCTTTGAAGAATCAAAGTCGTTGTTCCTTGCAAGATTGTACACTGAAAATGTCTTCATAAGAGGCTTAACGCCTTTTCTTTTCGCACGCATTTCAGAGAGCCTTGCGATCATATTTGCGATTTGTATAGGCAGAAATGCCTTCGGCGCTTTGCAATTTGCTTCCTCGGAAACCAGTCGGCAAAACTCCTTGAAGCTGATCGCTTCGTTGCCTAAGATATAGCATTCACCCTGCCTTCCATTGTCAGCGGCTGCGATCATTCCTTCAGCAAGATCACGTACATCGCAGAGATTAAATGTTCCGCTGATACCCATTGGCATTTCACCGCCGATTATCTTAATGAGCGTTCCGGTTGTTTCTCCAACTGCAAAATCTTCCGGTCCCATGATTCCGCTCGGATGAACAACGCATGCATTCAGTCCTCGCTCTTTTACGGCATCCAGCACCGCCTGCGTCGCCATAGCCTTTGACATAGAATAGCAGCCTTCGACTTTGTCCTTGTCAAAAAAATCTACCTCGGTGATTTTCTTGCCTTTTGGTGTTTCTGGGATAGCGCCTGTACTGCTGCAATAGACGAGTTTATTACATTCGGGGTGTGCAAGACACATATCTATAATATTCTTCGTACCGCCAACGTTCACATCAATGACCTTCTGATTGAATGTCGGATCAACGGTCACGATACTTGCGATATGAAGCACTATGCTTTTCATGCCTTCGGGTACAGTAAAAAGCTTTTCGAGAGTTTCCCTGTCACAGAGGTCGCCTTGAACCACCTCTGCACTGTCAGGTATATATTTTGCAGCCGGATCATTTTGCGGGACGAGAGCTCTTACTTTTTCTCCACGCTCTATAAGCTTACGGCATACTGTACCGCCTAAAAAACCTGCTGCACCTGTAACAATATAGATCATTTTGCTCATAGCTATTTCTCCTTGAATATTTCTCAGGTTTTGTATTGATTTATATTAATCCTTCTCAGTCATACAGCTCGTGATACGGTGTTTGGCTTCATCGACAGTCTCTCCGTCTTTTGCGAGAAACGTGTCAACAAAGCCGTTCTCGATCTTCTTATAACCACCAACGACTGCTTTCTCAACAGCTTGGTATCCGCCTACTACTGTATTTTCTACCGACTTGTAGCCCTTAGTCACTGCTATTGCGATCTTATCATTGGTATCTGCTATCTTTGACATTGTAATTACCTCCGTTTAATTACATAGTTTTCTTTTTTATATCCGAATTTTACATCCGTTTTGTTGCTGTATGGTTTGAGTTTTGTTGCAGTAGTATTAAATTACGCCGATGTATCTTGAAAGACGCTTTGATATTTGGTATAATTACAAAAAGAAGATTTATGGAATGCCTTATCCATGAGTATCAGGGCACAGAAAAGTTACAAAAAGGAGGAATTACAATGATACATATTTTAGTAGTTGATGATGACAAAGATCTGAACCGTCTTGTTTGCAGTTATCTGAATGACAGCGGATTTTCGGCAAAGGGCTGTCTTTCTGTGGGTGATGCTTACAACGAGATGTATGCTAATCTCTACGACCTCATCATTTCAGATATTATGATGCCGAAAATGGACGGCTTTGAGTTTGCTGAAACGATCCGAAGACTGAATGCGAATATCCCGATAATATTTCTATCGGCAAGGTACGATCTGTCCGCAAAGGATAAAGGGTTCAGACTCGGCATCGACGATTATATGGTGAAGCCGGTGGAACTTGCAGAGCTGGATATGCGTGTTCGTGCACTTCTGCGACGTGCCAATATTGCAGAAGCGAAAAAGCTGACAGTGGGTGACCTGACACTGGACAGTGATGCTATGACAGGCACAGTAAACAGCGAGGAAATGCCATTATCTACAAGAGAATTCAATATACTGTTCAAGCTGCTCTCGTATCCGAACAAGACCTTTTCGAGAGCGCAGCTCATGGATGAATTCTGGGGCGTTGATTCTGATGCAAGTCTGCGGTCTGTTGATGTGTATATAACAAGGCTGCGTGATAAAACGGCAGCTTGCACAGGATTTGAGATCAAGACAATTCGTGGTATCGGCTACAAGGCGGTGCTGAAATGAAATATCAGAATATAGCAAAGACAGCGAGAAGCAGTCGTTTTCCGAAATCCATATTTTTCGGCTACTATGTTGCTTTGCTTTTGCTTTCGGGAGTGCATATCGGTATACTTGTGGGTATGCAGAAAGCATATTTTAACGAGATCATTGAAATTATCGTTCTTATGAGCTATTGGGCAATGGTGGCAGGAGGACTTACGCTGTATACTCGTCATCAGGTGCGAAAGACCTATGAACTGCCGATGATAAGGCTTGCAGATGCAGCAGCAAAAATAGCAAAGGGTGATTTTTCGGTTCGTGTCGAACCGATCAATGAACGTGAGAAATTTGACTATCTTGATTATATGATAGAGGATTTCAACAAAATGGCTTTGGAACTTGGTAGTATTGAAACGCTCCGTGTAGATTTTTTCTCAAATGTTTCCCATGAGATCAAAACGCCTATAGCTGTTATTCAGAATTCTGCAGAAATGCTGAAAAAGCCCGAACTGTCAGAAGAAAAACGACAGGAATATATTGACACTGTCACAAATGCTGCCAAACGCCTTAACAAACTTATCACTAACATCCTGAAACTCAACAAGCTTGAAAAGCAAAGCATAACCCCTAATGTCAGTGAGTTTGATCTTTGCGATCAGCTTGTGCAGTCGGCACTGCTGTTTGAATCGGTGTGGGAGGAAAAGAGCATCGAATTTGAAGTAGATATTTCAGACGAACGCAGAATCATCACCGCAGATGCGGAGTTACTTCCGATAGTATGGAACAATCTTCTTTCCAATGCATTCAAGTTTACAGAAAAGGGCGGAACGGTCACACTTAGGGAATACTCCGTAAGCGGAAAGATCATTGTCGAGGTTGAGGATACAGGCTGCGGCATGGACGAACAGTCGAAAAAGCACGTCTTTGATAAATTTTATCAGGAAGATACCTCACATTCTACTGAAGGAAATGGTTTGGGGCTTGCACTTGCCCTGCGTGTTTTGCAGCTCACAGGCGGTGAAATTGATGTAGTAAGTAAGAAAGGCAAAGGAACAAAATTTATCGTAACTCTGGTTGAATAACACAAAAGTGTATTTATTCTCAGGTGATTCGATGCGTAAAATTTTCTGCATATAGAATTAGGCTATGCCTTCCGTTCCACGTTCACGGAGGACATTGCTTTTTTTCTATTATAGAAAATCTTTATAGTCACTTGATTAAAACACAGTTAAATCGGGAAGAATCGAGAAAGTTTACAATCGAACTCATATAATGGAGTAGACAAATGCATGATTTTATGTTATAATAATTAATTGTAAATCTATTTATGGGACCGGTCAATGAAATGAAACTAGAATTTACCAACCGCATACTAAAAAATGAATATTATCAGGATCAGCTCCACATATTGTGTGAGCTTGAAAAAGACAGGATCTTCTGTCGTCACAATATTGAGCATTTTCTTAATGTTGCCCGAATAGCAATGATACTTTGCGGACGCAAACGCATCAAGATCTCTGCTGACATTATCTATTCGGCTGCACTTTTACATGATATCGGAAGAGTGCAGGAGTATACCGAGGGCATTGAACATGATGTGGCAAGTCAGTCAACAGCTGCTAAGATTCTCGACAGCATAGAATGTCCGCGTGATATACGCGAAAAGATCATCCGTCTTATTGCAAGCCATCGTAATACGAAAGCAGATCCCGATACACCTGAAGCTATGTTCAATAAGGCAGACAAGCTCTCACGGAACTGCTTTGAATGTAATGCCAGGTCGCTGTGTAAATGGCAGAAAGATAAAATGAATTTGGAAATAGAGGTATAATTATGAAAATCGGCAACAGAGAATTTGATACTGAAAACGAATGCTATATTATGGGCATACTCAATGTGACACCTGACTCTTTTTCAGACGGAGGTAAATTCAATAACATAGACAGTGCCCTTTCTCATGCAGAGGCAATGATATCAGAGGGTGTTGATATCATTGATGTCGGAGGAGAATCCACAAGACCGGGGTTTACACGTATCAGTGACGATGAGGAGATAAGCAGGATCGTACCTGTAATTGAAGCTTTAAAGGAAAGATTCGATGTTCCTGTTTCAATTGACACATACAAATATAAAGTCGCTTCAGCGGCAGCAGAAGCCGGTGCAGATCTTTTCAATGATATTTACGGGCTTAAATACGACAATGGCGAAATGGCTGCATTTATTGCAAAAAGCGGTCTGCCTTGCTGCCTGATGCATAACAGGAATAATATGGACTACGTCTGCTTTATGGACGATCTTATAAATGATATGCGAGAAACAGTCGATATTGCTAAAAAAGCCGGTATCACCGACGATTCCATTATTCTTGATCCGGGTGTTGGATTTGCAAAGTCCTTGGAAAACAATCTTGAAGCTATCGACCGTCTGGATATGCTTAAAAATGAACTGGGATATCCAGTACTGCTCGGTACCTCCAGAAAATCAGTGATAGGCCTTACTCTTGATCTACCAAGTGATCAGCGTGTTGAGGGAACTATTGCAACAACTGTTATCGGAGTTATGCGAGGTGCTGCGTTTGTACGTGTTCACGACGTCAAAGAAAACCTAAGGGCGGTTAAAATGACACAGGCTATAATGAGAGGTTACAAACGTGGATAAGATATGTATTGAAGAACTGAGAATATTTGCGCATCACGGAGTATTTGAACATGAAAATATAAACGGACAGAATTTCTATGTCAACTCCGCGCTGTATGTAGATACAGAAAAAGCCGGGATGAACGATGATCTGGAAAGCTCCGTGGATTACAGCAAAGTATGCGAACTTCTTGAAAAGGTAATGACAGAAAATACCTTCAAGCTGATTGAAACTGTCGCACAGAAAGCCGCTGAAACTATTCTCATGGAATATCCGATCGTCAGTGCTGTTGATTTGGAGATACGCAAACCTGAAGCTCCTATAGATATGGATTTCAGCTCAGTATCAGTTAAGATACACAGAGGATGGCATAGAGTTCTTCTCTCTCTCGGGTCAAATATGGGTGACAGCAGGGGATACCTTGAAAATGCTTTTGAAAAGCTGCGTGAGTGTCCTTATATACGAAATGTAAAATGCTCCGAGCTTATTATAACCAAGCCTTATGGTTATACAGAACAAGCTGATTTTGTTAATGGTGCAGTGATATGTGAGACAATGCTCAGCCCTCACGGATTGCTTGAATTGACGCAGTCCTTAGAAAATTCAGCTGACCGCAGACGTGAGATACACTGGGGACCGCGCACCCTTGATGTGGATATTGTGTTCTATGACGATGAAGTTATATCTGATCCTGATCTGATAATACCGCATCCTGATATGCATAACCGTGAATTTGTACTCGCACCGGCAGCTGAGATAGCATCCTATTACCGCCACCCAATATCAGGTAAAACAGTTTCACAGCTCCTTGCTGAGTTGGCAAAACAATGATATGCATTATCGCGGCAGTAGCCGCTAACGGTATAATTGGCTCAAATGGAGGTATCCCCTGGGATATTCCTGAAGACAGACATTATTTCAGAAATATCACTGAGGATGGTGTCTTGATTATGGGCAGACGTACCTATGAGAGCATCGGCAGACCGCTGCCCGGAAGGTACAATATTGTTATTTCACGCAATACAGACTACACAGGCAGTATGCTCAGAACAGTAGCGAACCTTGAAGAGGCTATCAAAGCAGCAGAAAGATATGTTCAACGCAAAAGGAAAGGGGATATATTCCTCTGTGGAGGTGCTGAGATATACCGTCAGGGACTTGCTTTTACGAAAAAATTGTATCTGACCGAACTTTATGACGAATATGAAGGCGATGTGTATTTCCCAGAGTTCAATCGTGACGAGTTCGGCTGTGTGAGCTGTGATGAACACCATGAGCTCGGACTACGGTTTTGTGTCTATGAGCGTTTAAATAAATAGTATACAGCGGCTAATTTACACAACTTGTTGATATGTGTAAATAGTAAAATTCTATAATTTATATTAAACGTCTCTTCATCGAGGCGTTTTTTTCAATTAAATATTACTATTATGAAGCAGGAAATTAAGTTTATATTTCAAAAGAACACTCCGACAAGCAGGAAGACTGTTGGAGTTTTTTGTTATACTCAAATCTTCCTGTGTAAAATAGTGAATACAAGAGGAGCATATATTAATCAAAAAATATAAATATCATATATATTCAAGTTTTTGGGATATATGAGCGTATATATGAACAAAAAACGAAGATTTTAGAAAAATAATCATCAAACATCACTGAATTATTTTTACAATCTTAGCTAATTTTAGCATAGCTGACGAAACCATTGGATTTTAAGATTTTTACTTTACTTTTCAGAGAAAAAATGGTATTATAAATTAAAGATATGTCATTTATGGATACGAAAATGGATATTTCAGTTCTGATATGCTGGTTTATATACTGATTCAATTTTCGTATTAATACAATGAACTGCATTAATTACCGTACTTGTGTTATATAATTGTCTGGAGACTGAGAAATGTATAAAAGAGTTTTTTTATTTAATGGTATTGGTCCAAGCTATGAAAAACTGCTTGCAAAACTAACACCTGAACTTATGGATAAATATTCATACTATTACGAAACCGCCTGTTCAAGACTTGGACTTAATAAGGATATCGGAAAAAATCTGGGATATGACTCAAAGATAGCGCAGTGGCTAGTACCATTTGTTTGTGACAGAGTGATATATGAGTACTGCATCAGCAAAGGCATAACTCCTGATATCGGCATTGGTTACAGTTCCGGCATAGTAAGTGCAAGTGCCTGCTTCAATGCGATACCTCATGAGGCTGCATGGGATATAGTTAAATCTCACAGGTCTATGCTAATTGCGTTGGACGATGCTCATGAGGAGCTTGATACCGGAATAATCGTAGGATTCTCTTATGATGACCTTTCAGAACTGCTCAACAAGGAATTCTCACCTGACGATCTTGTTATCGGCAGCGGTAACTCTACATTCCACGCTATGATTAGCGGTAAAGCAAGCGCGGTCGAAAAGGCTATAGAAATCTGCACCAACGAAGGAGCACTGAAAGCTTTCCGCCTGAATACCGGCACAGCTTTCCACCATTCAATAATGAAGAAGTATTCACTGGAATACATCAAGTACTGTAATGACCTGAAATACAATGATCCTGATTATCCGATGATGTCTGTTTTCGATTTAACCGTACTGACTACAGCCGAGCAGGTGGCTCGTGAAAATCAGCTTAATGTGTATACGCAGATGCGATGGGATCTTGCACTGAAAGAACTGGAAAAGCTTGGAGTGACAGAGTTTTTCGACATAAGTGCGAACGGTTCGCTCAGTAAACTGTCAAGAGTTGGCAGAAAGTGTAAAATGTACACTTTCGATGATATATGTTCATAATCAGAATTTGTATCTGCGTATAATTGCAGCTAGGTTTGTTAAATATTTATCAATTTAGCACAGTAAGATCTTTACTGTACTAAAAAGCTGTCGGGTGTGGCTTTCAGTTTTCAATGGAAAGCTCTGAAGGCTGAAAGCTGTACCTAACAGCTATAAAGCTTTATTTGGAGGTAAACATAATGAGAGAAATTACAAATGAGATCAAAGCTGAGATCAAGGACATGATATTTGATTATTATGCAGAGGAATGCGAAGTTGACAAAACATCCATAAATGAAAATACCAATCTTCAGGATGACCTGGAAAGCGATTCCCTGATGCTGGTAGAGCTGATCGAGATGACCGCTGATAAGTTCGACATGGACATAAAGTTACAGAGTATCGGTAAATATATGCTGAAAACACCCATGAACACCATGAGTGACGTTATTGATATGTTCTGCAAAGTATATCAGTACGGTAATGATATCGTTGATCAGTAAGAGGATAAGCAGTGAAATCAGTTTTATCAGAGATACATTCCGAAGGCAGTATTGCAGTGCTCACCATCGAAAACGGTCCGAAAAACCTGATATCCGAACCGGAATTCATCGAGCGTGAGAAGCTGATAGCGTGGCTGGAGGAGAATCCACAGACTAAGGCACTGATCATAACAGGGAATGGAAAGCATTTCTCGCACGGTGCCGATGTTTCGCTATTTGATGCGGATAATGTAAATAGCATTTCTGACAAGCTCAAAAAGGGCAGGGAACTGCTGAACACAATCGAGCACCTGCCTATATTAACTGTAGCAGCTGTTAACGGAGGCTGCTTCGGCGGCGGACTTGAAATTGCAATGAGTTGTCAGTTTCGTATTGCCTCATCCAAAGCGCGTATGGGACTTACTGAGGTCATGCATGGAGTAGTTCCGGGCATGGGTGGAATGGAACGACTTTCCCGTATTGTTGGCAGGGATAAGGCTCTGCAAATGATATTGCAGGGCGAAATGCTATCAGCTGATAAGGCGTTCTCTATCGGACTTGTTACAAAAGTAACCGAGGAAAAGGACGCTCTCCCCGAGGCACTGAGATTTGCTGAGGATATTGTATCATCAGCAAGCATAACCGTGATAAATTCGGTAATAAATACGTTGAACAGGGCTGTTGACGGTGATGCTGATCCTTCATCCGGTGCTTTTGAAGCGGCACTTGAGGAGGCTTTCAGAAAATGAGAAAATGTGTATACAACTTGACAGTCAGAGGTTATGAACTTGACTCTTTTGGTCATGTGAACAATGCAGTTTATTTACAGTACGCAGAAGCCGCACTCTGGAACTTTTTCAAAATAAACCAACTTATGGAGTATACTCTTGACAGGGGTATATTCCCTGTGCTTATGGAGTGTTCGCAGAGGTATATACACGAATTGAAACTGCTTGATGAGGTGCGTATTGAATCTGAGTTTACAGCCAAGGGTGAAATGATGCTCTACAAGCACAACATAATTAACAACACCACGGGTCTGATATCCTGTAAAATAAAGGGCAGACTTATTTTCGTAAACCATGAGCGAGTGATCCACAGTATCCCTGATGAAGTCAAGGAAATATTAGAAAGTGAGACAAATGAAGATCATAATAAATGAATTATATACAGAAGTTAGCGATGTTGATTTGCTTTCAGAACTTATATGCGCAGAACCAGGTGAGCCGTGCCTGCTCATTATCCATGATAATGGAAATATGCAGATAGGAGACGAAGCGAAGGTTTGCGATTTTTTCGCTGATCTGCCGTATATCACAGCGCTTGCTTCTGATGACCCTGATGCAGATATAGCTAAATACTTCGATATAGTTATACCTGCCGAGAATGCTGACAAATACGCAGAAATCTTGTTCAAGGAAAAGACTGAATTTCAGATCAGGGAAATAACAAGTTGCTTCGTAACTGCAAGAAACGGCTCCAGAAATGATATTCTTGATGCTGAATCAAGGTCATTTTACCGACTTATAAAACAGATCAGCAGGAGGTGAGCATTATGGGTGATATCCTGCTTAATAAAGAAAACGATATACTCACAGTTGTGATGAATGCACCAAAAAATAACCTTATGACTACTCAGTTCCACAAGGAATTTGAGGCTGTTATGGAAAAAGTACGTGTGATTGCAAAGAGTGACAGTATAAGAGGTATGATAATATACGGCGGTGGAAGACATTTCTGTGTCGGTGCTGATGTTGATGCCCTTATGGAACGCTCAGCTTCGGAAGTATACGACGATACTTCCGGAGATCTTCCCGAAAGTCACATTGAGGAGAAGCATCACTTCACATTTCTGCGTGACCTTCCATTCCCGGTGATAAGCGTAGTTACAGGATTCTGTATAGGCTCAGGCAGCGAGATCGCTCTCAATTGTCACTACAGGATCGTCGAGAAGGGCGCACGTATAGGTCAGCCTGAATCTACTTTCGGCATACTTCCCGGACTTGGAGGAATTGCCGGGACTATCGAACTTTGTGGTATGAAGAACGCCTATGAGCTTGTTATGACAGGAAGACTTTTCCCTTCTGAGGAGGCTTGCGAGCTCGGCTGGGGAGATATTCTCACCGATAAAAAGCATGGACTTGCTGAGGCATATTCATTGATAGACTTTATATCAGAAGAATACGGTGAATTCTCACCTGAAGACTACCGCAGATATATCAGATTATACAAGATCAGGGGTGACTGACATGAATATCGGAATTGCAGGGTACGGAAAAATGGGAAAAGACATTTTCTCCCTTTTCCTCGATAATCTGGATAATGCTGTATTTACTGTACTTGTCCGTTCCGGTGCAGAAGAGTATACTGCCTCTGTATTAAAGACTCTTGATAAACAGCTTCGACGGAAGAAACTGACTCAGGATGAATACAAATCTAAGAAAGCTGCCTTCAGATTTACTTGTGACCCTGCTGACTTTAAAGACTGTGATGCAGTGATCGAGACTATTTCTGAGAAACTTGAGTCTAAAAATTCGCTTTTCAGAAATATTGCAGATATAGTTTCTGATAATTGCCTGCTTATGACAAATACTTCGTCGCTGAATATAGAGAACGTTTTCACGGGCGTTTCAGGCACTCAGCGCTGCATGGGTATGCACTTTTTCTACCCTGTCAAACTTGCAGAATTCGTAGAACTTAACCTTATGGATAATACTTCCGAAGAAGCTCTGCAACTGGCAGAAAACCTTGTGCATGACTGCGGACGCAGGAGTATTCGTTTTCGCGGGAATTATCATTTGTATCTTAATCAGATACTTTCTGCTATGGTATCACATGGCATATATCTTTGTGATTTTTTAAACACTTCTATTCCGGATCTTTCAGCTTCTTTGGAAAAGATGTATTCCGTCGCTGGTGTATTCGATATACTTGACAGCGTTGGACTTGGACTTATGGCTGAAAATCAGACAAATTTCCGATTGGAACGCAATAAGCAGCTTCTGGAATATGGCTGTGATCAAATGAAGTACTGGCTGAGTCAGGGCTGTGCGGATAGTCCGCGTAGTTTCATTGACTTTATCAAGTGTCAGGAGCAGGAGAGCGATAATGTAGAAAACTGTGACGATGCTCCTATTTATATGGCTGCATTTATCCTTGCTGAAACATCTTTCGCGCTTGAAGAATCTTGTATCAATCCTGATATTCTCCTTGAAGGTGTAAGATGTACTCTCGGCACAGTTGATACACTACCGGAAATGTACAGAAAATATGGTGCAGAAAAGCTCATGTCTGCACTCGATGAACTCTATGAAAAGAGCGGATTTTCGTCTTACAGATACGATCCTGATCTATTTGATAAATATTATACGTGATCCCGCAGG
Encoded proteins:
- a CDS encoding SDR family NAD(P)-dependent oxidoreductase, with protein sequence MKVCVITGGGSGMGLEAAKAMPNDRIFLLSGRTIQKLDNAARLLKADDKQTYIMPCDTSDRKQVHELARYAASLGEVTNVIHSAGLSPSIAEPEKLLRVNALGTVYVNSEFAKVMKKGVIVDISSNSAYQLPKFMVPKGIYTLAEKDEAKFLVKLLRMCRFVKDSYKSSGLAYALSKNFVIWYAKKSAFEYGSCGIRICSLSPGLIATDMGECEKNEGSSMLRYTAEKRMGTPEELGFAIAMAADERNGYLTGVDILVDGGSVNGKYYQRKE
- a CDS encoding NAD-dependent epimerase/dehydratase family protein; its protein translation is MSKMIYIVTGAAGFLGGTVCRKLIERGEKVRALVPQNDPAAKYIPDSAEVVQGDLCDRETLEKLFTVPEGMKSIVLHIASIVTVDPTFNQKVIDVNVGGTKNIIDMCLAHPECNKLVYCSSTGAIPETPKGKKITEVDFFDKDKVEGCYSMSKAMATQAVLDAVKERGLNACVVHPSGIMGPEDFAVGETTGTLIKIIGGEMPMGISGTFNLCDVRDLAEGMIAAADNGRQGECYILGNEAISFKEFCRLVSEEANCKAPKAFLPIQIANMIARLSEMRAKRKGVKPLMKTFSVYNLARNNDFDSSKAKRELGYRTRSYRETIHDEIKWLKASGKIA
- a CDS encoding response regulator transcription factor; protein product: MIHILVVDDDKDLNRLVCSYLNDSGFSAKGCLSVGDAYNEMYANLYDLIISDIMMPKMDGFEFAETIRRLNANIPIIFLSARYDLSAKDKGFRLGIDDYMVKPVELAELDMRVRALLRRANIAEAKKLTVGDLTLDSDAMTGTVNSEEMPLSTREFNILFKLLSYPNKTFSRAQLMDEFWGVDSDASLRSVDVYITRLRDKTAACTGFEIKTIRGIGYKAVLK
- a CDS encoding HAMP domain-containing sensor histidine kinase, which gives rise to MKYQNIAKTARSSRFPKSIFFGYYVALLLLSGVHIGILVGMQKAYFNEIIEIIVLMSYWAMVAGGLTLYTRHQVRKTYELPMIRLADAAAKIAKGDFSVRVEPINEREKFDYLDYMIEDFNKMALELGSIETLRVDFFSNVSHEIKTPIAVIQNSAEMLKKPELSEEKRQEYIDTVTNAAKRLNKLITNILKLNKLEKQSITPNVSEFDLCDQLVQSALLFESVWEEKSIEFEVDISDERRIITADAELLPIVWNNLLSNAFKFTEKGGTVTLREYSVSGKIIVEVEDTGCGMDEQSKKHVFDKFYQEDTSHSTEGNGLGLALALRVLQLTGGEIDVVSKKGKGTKFIVTLVE
- a CDS encoding HD domain-containing protein, encoding MKLEFTNRILKNEYYQDQLHILCELEKDRIFCRHNIEHFLNVARIAMILCGRKRIKISADIIYSAALLHDIGRVQEYTEGIEHDVASQSTAAKILDSIECPRDIREKIIRLIASHRNTKADPDTPEAMFNKADKLSRNCFECNARSLCKWQKDKMNLEIEV
- the folP gene encoding dihydropteroate synthase, producing the protein MKIGNREFDTENECYIMGILNVTPDSFSDGGKFNNIDSALSHAEAMISEGVDIIDVGGESTRPGFTRISDDEEISRIVPVIEALKERFDVPVSIDTYKYKVASAAAEAGADLFNDIYGLKYDNGEMAAFIAKSGLPCCLMHNRNNMDYVCFMDDLINDMRETVDIAKKAGITDDSIILDPGVGFAKSLENNLEAIDRLDMLKNELGYPVLLGTSRKSVIGLTLDLPSDQRVEGTIATTVIGVMRGAAFVRVHDVKENLRAVKMTQAIMRGYKRG
- the folK gene encoding 2-amino-4-hydroxy-6-hydroxymethyldihydropteridine diphosphokinase; this translates as MDKICIEELRIFAHHGVFEHENINGQNFYVNSALYVDTEKAGMNDDLESSVDYSKVCELLEKVMTENTFKLIETVAQKAAETILMEYPIVSAVDLEIRKPEAPIDMDFSSVSVKIHRGWHRVLLSLGSNMGDSRGYLENAFEKLRECPYIRNVKCSELIITKPYGYTEQADFVNGAVICETMLSPHGLLELTQSLENSADRRREIHWGPRTLDVDIVFYDDEVISDPDLIIPHPDMHNREFVLAPAAEIASYYRHPISGKTVSQLLAELAKQ
- a CDS encoding dihydrofolate reductase, whose product is MICIIAAVAANGIIGSNGGIPWDIPEDRHYFRNITEDGVLIMGRRTYESIGRPLPGRYNIVISRNTDYTGSMLRTVANLEEAIKAAERYVQRKRKGDIFLCGGAEIYRQGLAFTKKLYLTELYDEYEGDVYFPEFNRDEFGCVSCDEHHELGLRFCVYERLNK
- a CDS encoding ACP S-malonyltransferase, giving the protein MYKRVFLFNGIGPSYEKLLAKLTPELMDKYSYYYETACSRLGLNKDIGKNLGYDSKIAQWLVPFVCDRVIYEYCISKGITPDIGIGYSSGIVSASACFNAIPHEAAWDIVKSHRSMLIALDDAHEELDTGIIVGFSYDDLSELLNKEFSPDDLVIGSGNSTFHAMISGKASAVEKAIEICTNEGALKAFRLNTGTAFHHSIMKKYSLEYIKYCNDLKYNDPDYPMMSVFDLTVLTTAEQVARENQLNVYTQMRWDLALKELEKLGVTEFFDISANGSLSKLSRVGRKCKMYTFDDICS
- a CDS encoding acyl carrier protein produces the protein MREITNEIKAEIKDMIFDYYAEECEVDKTSINENTNLQDDLESDSLMLVELIEMTADKFDMDIKLQSIGKYMLKTPMNTMSDVIDMFCKVYQYGNDIVDQ